In Prosthecobacter fusiformis, the genomic window GAGATCTTTCATAACCACTCCGCAGGCCGGAACGGCGACCAACTGCGACACTTCTCCAGTTTTCCTGACCATGATTTTTGACCTCGTCCTCATCATCGCCTTATCAGGTGCCTTCGGCTTCACCGCAGCTTATACGCTGACACCTTGAGCGGTCGTGCAGATGAAGCGATGGATGTTTGACGCTCGACTTAGCCGCAGAGGGGCGGAGGAGCAGAGAGGGCTAATTTTTTGTTAGGCACGGAGGTTAAAAAGCCCCCCTCAAGCATGCAGGCAGGAGTGCCCGCATCACTTTCTGGCTCCACGCTACGAATGGCCAATTGATGAGTATTCTTCCTTCATCTCTCTGCCTGCTCTGCCCCTTGGCCTCTTTGCGGTGAATCGATCGATGTTTAATGCCCGCCTTACCCGCAGAGGGGCGGAGGAGCAGAGAGGGCCAAGCTGTCTATTATGGTGCAGCTTTCGTGTGCGCTTTGAAGAACTTCACGATGATTGGCGAGGTGTCCTTGCGGAATTCATGCCCTCCCGGATGCAAGGCGGTGACGACTGGATTTCCCCGAGTGGATGGGTAAATGGTGCACCGGTCATCCGCCTCCCAGGTCTGCCCGGCAGCGCATTCATTCAGACGTTTCAGCACTTCGATCGTCGCCTTCTGCCAGGTGAACTTCACTAGCGGATCATTCTCCCCCGCGATGTGCATGACCGGTTTTGGCTTGAGCAGTGACATCACTTTGGGTGCTGCCGAGGCTGAAGGAGCCACGGCAGCGAATACATCGCCACGCGTCCCCCAGAGCAGGTAGGTGAAGCCGCCCCCGTTGGAATGCCCCGTCGAATAAATGCGCCGCTCATCCACCTTCAAATCCGCCTTCAGACTGGCTAAAACGGCATCGAAGAATTTTAGATCGCGGTCTTCCATCGCCCCTGGTCCAGACTGCCAGCCGGGCTTTTTCCCTTGAGGATCTGTCAATTGCCCCGGCGTATTCAGCCCCTGCATGTAAACCACCACCGCCTCCGGCCATAGGGACGGGAAAGGAAACATCCGGGAAGCGTTTCGCATGTTTCCGCCATGGCCATGAAAAGCAAAGATCAAGGGGGAGGGTTCCCTCAATGCCTGCGGCGGGACATAGAGCAGCGCCTCACGATTGACTTCATCCACCATCCAGGTTCTGGACTGCAAAGACTCGGCTGCATGGAGGCTGGCAGCGGCCGTTAATAGAATGAGAAAGGAAAATACCCGGTTCATGCAACCATGGAACACCGCCCAGGCGCACGGGTTGCACCTCAAAATTCAGTTCCGCTGCTTCACACAACCACAAAAAAGCCCCGCTTTGCAGCGGGGCTTTTGAAAACAAAACAACGAAACAACGAACGCCAGCGGTTAACGCTTGGAGAACTGGAAGCGCTTGCGGGCACCTGGGCGACCTGGCTTCTTACGCTCTTTAGCACGGGAGTCACGGGTCAGAAGGCCAGCCTTCTTGAGAATGCCACGATGCTCAGGATTCACAGTGATCAATGCGCGGGAGATGCCCAGCTTGACTGCGCCGACCTGACCGGTGATGCCACCGCCGCAGGCGTTGACATTGAAATCGAACTGCTGACGTGTGTTAGTCAGGGCCAGGGGGGTCAGGATCTGGTTCTGCAGGGCGACAGTCGGGAAGTATTCTTCGAAGTCGCGACCGTTGACCGTGATGGATCCGGAACCGGCCAGGATGTGCACGCGGGCGATGGCGGTCTTGCGGCGGCCAGTGGCGTTGGTGATGGGCTTGCTCATGTAACGTGAATCTTAGAGGCTGAAATTAGGCGACCACTGTGAATGGCTTTGGGTTCTGAGCAACGTGAGGATGCTCTTCACCGGCGTACACTTTCAGCTTGGTGATGATAGCGTTGCCCAGGCGGTTGTGGGGGACCATGCCTTTGACAGCGCGGTGCACGAGGAGAATAGGGCGGCGCTGGCGGACTTTTTCCACCGTCTCCACCTTCTGGTTACCGATGAAGCCACCACGCTTGCTGGTGTAAGTCTTCTGCTGCTCTTTTTTACCCGTCACGCGGACTTTGTCAGCATTGATGACGACGACGAAATCACCCGTGTCCACATGGGGGGTGAATGTAGGGCGGGTCTTGCCACGGATCAGGTTAGCGGCGGCCACGGCGACCTGGCCCAGGACTTGGTCCTTGGCGTCAATGACCCACCATTGGCGGTTCATGTCGTGGGCTTTGGCAGAGAATGTCTTCATAAGGTTCTTGTGAAAGCGCGGTGAATGGCAACGAGCCGCCGCGTTAAAATGAGGGCCGCGAGAGTAAAAGTTTCTCGCCAAGTGTCAAACGGAAACTCGGTCTTATTCAGAGAGAATCTGTTTTCAGATCCATCCAAAAGGCCGCGCAGACCGTTTTTTCCTCCCCGTTGGATCGGGGTACCCTTCCCTCATAACTGGGGCGGAAGCGAAAAGAAAGCTTCTCTTGCACCTTTTTCCTCGCTCCATGGACGACTCATTTTATTTATTAAAATTATGAAATTTCTGTGGATCTTCTCATTTATGCTAAAATAAGATGTTTTGATTCTCTCAGTGCCATTTCTCCCGTGAAATTCATGACTCCCCCCGTCCCCTTTGATGAGCAGGAAAGGCTCGCCGCTTTGCATGAACAAGCCATCCTGGACACTCCAACAGAGGGGGAGTTCGATGAAATCACTGCCCTGGCTGCAGAGATTTGCGGGACCCCTATCGCCCTCATCACCCTCGTGGATGAGACTCGGCAGTGGTTCAAATCCCGCCTCGGAGTGAATGTACATGAGACCCCACGCGAGGTGGCCTTCTGCTCCTACTCCATTTGTGGGCAGGGGCTGTTCATCGTCCCGGACGCAGGTATCGACCCACGTTTCTCACAAAACCCGCTGGTGCAGGGGGATCCCCACATCCGCTTTTATGCCGGAGCTCCGCTGCTGAGTGATAGTGGTTCAGCCCTCGGCACCCTCTGCGTCATTGACCGGGTGCCCCGCCAGCTCACAGCGCGCCAGCAAAATGCCCTGGCAGTGCTCAGCCGCCAGGTCATGCGCCAGATGCAGTTCCGCAAGCAGGTACAGACCCTGAAAGAAAATGAGACCGTCCTGCGGGAGCAGGCCACCCTGCTGGACAAGGCGCAGGATGCCATCCTGGTGAGGGATCTCCATCACCGCATCCTCTACTGGAACCGCAGTGCCGAGCGGCTTTATGGCTGGAGCGCCCAGGAGGCCGCAGGCCGCAGCATCCATGAGCTCATCTATGATGATACGGACGCTTTTTTCTCCTCGCTGGCCCGCACTCTGGCAGAGGGGGAATGGACCGGAGAGCTGAAGCAGGTCAGTAAAACCGGCAGCCCGCTCACCGTCGAGAGCCGCTGGACACTCGTGAAGGATGACCAGGGAAAGCCCAAGTACATCCTCTCCATCAATACAGACATCAGCGAGCGCAAAAGGATGGAGCAGCAGTTCCTCCGCGCTCAGCGCATGGAAAGCATCGGCACGCTGGCCGGCGGCATCGCCCATGACCTCAACAACGTCCTGGCCCCCATCATGATGTCCATCGAGCTGCTTAAAATGGACGAGCGGGACCGCACGCGGCTTAATATTTTGACGACCATCGAGGCCAGTGCTCAGCGCGGGGCAGACATGGTGAAGCAGGTCCTTTCCTTCGCGCGTGGGCTGGAGACCCAGCAGATGAATATCGAAACCTCCCAATTGCTGCGCGAGATCGAAAAAATCTCTCAGGAGACCTTCAATAAGAGCATCGAAATCCGCAGCGACATAGCGGCAGACCTCTGGCATGTGGAGGGAGACCCCACCCAGCTCCATCAGGTGCTGATCAACCTTTGTGTGAATGCGCGGGATGCCATGGCGCACGGCGGCAGGCTGACCATCACGGCCAAAAATGTGAACCTGGATGCGGCCTATGAAGCCGCCAATATGGAGGCCCAAAAAGGGCCTTATGTACGCATCCAGGTGGAGGATACCGGCATCGGCATGAAACCCGAAATCCAGGAACGCATCTTTGAGCCCTTTTTCACCACCAAGGAGCTGGGAAAAGGCACCGGCCTGGGCCTGTCCACCACACTCGCCATCATCAAAAGCCACGGTGGATTCATCCGTGTCCACAGTGAGCCCGGCCACGGCACCCGCTTTCGTGTTTACCTGCCTGCCGCACCCAATGAGGCTGCCGTCTCTGTGCCCATGCCGGAGGCGGAACTGCCACGCGGCCACGGCGAATGCATCCTCGTCGTGGATGATGAAAGTGCCGTCCGCCAGATCACCCAGCAGACTCTTTTGGCCTTCGGCTATCGTGTACTCCTGGCAGCGGATGGTTCCGAAGCCATCGCCATTTATGCCAGCCGCCATCAGGAGATTACCGCCGTCATCACGGACATGATGATGCCGGAAATGGACGGCCCCGCTGTCATCCGGGTGATTAAGCGCATGAATCCAAAGGTGAAGATCATCGCCGCCAGCGGCCTCAATGCCCACAGCATGCTGGCCAGAGCCACCGCCGGGGGTGTCAATCATTTCATTCCTAAGCCCTACACTGCTGAAATACTTCTGAATACCGTTCACAGCGTATTGTCGGAGGCCGCCTGATCCCTGCCCACACAGCACAGCCCTTGTTTCCAGGCAGACTTCGGCGCTGGCACCCGTTATAACGTCCTACAAGAAAGGACAATATTGGCCGCATCATGCAGGTTGCACAGGGGGGCTGCATGCACGTCACTTCGTTTGGTTTCAAATGAAATCATTTCTCCGATCCTTTCCCTTGTGAACTCCCCTATCGTCAATCCAAGTTCCCCCATGCCTCTTCAGATGGAGTGGCAGGAGGCCGTGTTGGATTCGATTCCCGCTCACATTGCTCTGTTAAATAGTGCGGGAGTCATTCTCGCCGTTAATGAAGCGTGGAGGCGCTTTGCCAAAGCAAATTCTCTCCAGGACCCAAATTTCGGGATTGGTCAAAGCTATTTAAAAATCACTGCTGGGAGCTGTGGCGAACTGCCCCCAGTTGAGTTGCAGCCAGCCGAAGGTATTCGCCGCGTGCTCAATGGTGAATCCATGGA contains:
- a CDS encoding alpha/beta hydrolase family esterase translates to MNRVFSFLILLTAAASLHAAESLQSRTWMVDEVNREALLYVPPQALREPSPLIFAFHGHGGNMRNASRMFPFPSLWPEAVVVYMQGLNTPGQLTDPQGKKPGWQSGPGAMEDRDLKFFDAVLASLKADLKVDERRIYSTGHSNGGGFTYLLWGTRGDVFAAVAPSASAAPKVMSLLKPKPVMHIAGENDPLVKFTWQKATIEVLKRLNECAAGQTWEADDRCTIYPSTRGNPVVTALHPGGHEFRKDTSPIIVKFFKAHTKAAP
- the rpsI gene encoding 30S ribosomal protein S9, translating into MSKPITNATGRRKTAIARVHILAGSGSITVNGRDFEEYFPTVALQNQILTPLALTNTRQQFDFNVNACGGGITGQVGAVKLGISRALITVNPEHRGILKKAGLLTRDSRAKERKKPGRPGARKRFQFSKR
- the rplM gene encoding 50S ribosomal protein L13, yielding MKTFSAKAHDMNRQWWVIDAKDQVLGQVAVAAANLIRGKTRPTFTPHVDTGDFVVVINADKVRVTGKKEQQKTYTSKRGGFIGNQKVETVEKVRQRRPILLVHRAVKGMVPHNRLGNAIITKLKVYAGEEHPHVAQNPKPFTVVA
- a CDS encoding hybrid sensor histidine kinase/response regulator, whose product is MTPPVPFDEQERLAALHEQAILDTPTEGEFDEITALAAEICGTPIALITLVDETRQWFKSRLGVNVHETPREVAFCSYSICGQGLFIVPDAGIDPRFSQNPLVQGDPHIRFYAGAPLLSDSGSALGTLCVIDRVPRQLTARQQNALAVLSRQVMRQMQFRKQVQTLKENETVLREQATLLDKAQDAILVRDLHHRILYWNRSAERLYGWSAQEAAGRSIHELIYDDTDAFFSSLARTLAEGEWTGELKQVSKTGSPLTVESRWTLVKDDQGKPKYILSINTDISERKRMEQQFLRAQRMESIGTLAGGIAHDLNNVLAPIMMSIELLKMDERDRTRLNILTTIEASAQRGADMVKQVLSFARGLETQQMNIETSQLLREIEKISQETFNKSIEIRSDIAADLWHVEGDPTQLHQVLINLCVNARDAMAHGGRLTITAKNVNLDAAYEAANMEAQKGPYVRIQVEDTGIGMKPEIQERIFEPFFTTKELGKGTGLGLSTTLAIIKSHGGFIRVHSEPGHGTRFRVYLPAAPNEAAVSVPMPEAELPRGHGECILVVDDESAVRQITQQTLLAFGYRVLLAADGSEAIAIYASRHQEITAVITDMMMPEMDGPAVIRVIKRMNPKVKIIAASGLNAHSMLARATAGGVNHFIPKPYTAEILLNTVHSVLSEAA